The Candidatus Denitrolinea symbiosum DNA window GTCCACGGGGACGGTGTCCTTCGTCAGCGTCTTCTGCGCGGCGAAGGGTGTGACCATCACGCGGTGGTCTATCCACGAGGGGATGGCGTCCACGATGGGGACGATCCAGAACAGGCCGGGGCCGGCCAGTTTGTGGAATTTTCCCAGCCGCAGGACGACCGCCTTCTCCCACTGCGAGGCGATCTTGAGCGCGAACAGGATGTAGACGGCGATCAGGGTCAGTCCCAGCGTATAAGTTCCAACCAGCCAATCGGGACCCTTTTCAGCCATAAGAGTCGCGCCGAGAACCGTCGCGATCATCAGGATGGCGAAGATCATGCCCGCAACGCCCGAAACGTGCGAGTTGGCTTTCTGGCTTTTTGACAGATCTTTCCTCGTTTTGATGTCCATGTCATTCTCCTTTATTTTTCGAGATCCTGCGTTTCTTTCCAAACTTTGAGCTGCTCGCCGACCATCTGGCGGATTTCCGCCTGCGAGAAGTCCAGGCGGAACGCCTCTTCAAGGAAGCGGCGCGTCAAGCCTTCGAGCGCTTCGCGCCGCAGTCTTTCCGTCACTTTCGGCGGCGGGGTTTCGGTGATGTAGGTGCCGCGTCCCTGCTGCGTGGAGATGATGCGCGCTTCGTCCAGAATTCGATAGGCGCGCGCCACGGTGTTGAAGTTGACGCGCAACTCCTCCGCCAGCGCCCGCACGGTGGGGAGTTGGTCGCCCGGTTTCAGGATTCCGCCCGCGGCCTGCGCCTGGATCTGGTTGACGATCTGAACGTAGATCGGCAAGCCGGAACGGAAGTCAATTTGAAGCGCCAGTTTGTTGTTTGCCATGAAATGTATCTTTGTACGTTTGTAATAATTGTATCAATGTCTCAATTGTATCCGTCCCTGGAAATTTGTCAAGGGCGGACAAAGCCGCGGGCGGCGGGGCCGCCGTCCCGTTGGAAGGAGGCGGGGAGTCCGCCCGGCGTCTCCTCCTCATGGTAGAATTCCATTTGCACGATCCATCCATAATATAGGATACCGTCAAATAAGCGGGATCAAGGAGTGTAAAATGGAAGTCAAAACCGGAACCTGGGCCGAGAAAAAAGGTCTGGCGCAAATGTTAAAGGGCGGCGTCATCATGGACGTGGTGACGCCCGAACACGCCCGCATCGCCGAGGACGCCGGCGCCTGCGCGGTGATGGCGCTCGAACGCGTGCCGGCCGACATCCGCGCGAGCGGCGGCGTGGTCCGCATGTCGGACCCTGAACTGATTCTGAAGATCATGGATAGCGTGAGCATCCCCGTGATGGCGAAGTGCCGCATCGGGCATTTCGTCGAGGCGCAGATTCTCGAAGCGCTGGGCGTGGACTATATTGACGAGTCGGAAGTGCTGACGCCCGCCGACGAATCCAACCACATTTTGAAGCACAATTTCAAAGTCCCGTTCGTGTGCGGATGCCGCAACCTCGGCGAGGCGCTGCGGCGACTGGGCGAAGGCGCGGCCATGATCCGCACGAAGGGCGAGGCCGGCACCGGCGACGTGGTCGAGGCGGTCCGTCACGCCCGCACCGTGCTGGGCGACATCCGCAAGTTGACCACGATGGCGGACGAGGAACTGATGCGCTATTCGAAGGAAATCGGCGCGCCGTACGAACTCGTCAAAGAGACGAAGGAACTCGGACGCATGCCGGTCGTCAATTTCGCGGCGGGCGGAGTGGCGACCCCCGCGGACGCGGCGCTGATGATGCAGCTCGGCGTGGACGGCGTCTTCGTCGGCTCGGGCATCTTCAAGAGCGGCAACCCCGCCAAGCGCGCCGCGGCCATCGTCAAAGCCGTGACGCATTACCAGGACGCGTCCATCCTCGCGGAGGTCAGCAAGAACCTCGGCGAGGCGATGGTCGGGCGCAACATTTCGCAGATGCCCGAAGAAGAAAAGATCGCGGGCCGCGGCTGGTAATTGCGACGCATGAAAATCGGAGTCCTCGCCCTTCAGGGCGACTTTGCGGAACACATCGCCATGCTCAGGCGCGTCGGCGCGGAGGCTGTGGAGGTGCGCCTGCCCGGTCACCTCGACGGCCTGCACGGGCTCGTCATCCCCGGCGGGGAGTCGACGACCATCGGCAAGCTGGCCGTTGATTTCGAATTGATGGAGCCGCTGCGCGAGTTCGGAAAAAGACGCGCTGTCTGGGGGACCTGCGCCGGCATGATCTTTCTCTCGAAGGACGCCGGGCGCGACCAACCCCTGCTGGGCCTCATGGACATCGTCGTCCAGCGGAACGCGTTCGGGCGCCAGGTCGACTCGTTCGAAGCGGACCTCGACATCCCCGAACTCAAGCGCGCCACAGGCTCGGACGCGCCGTTCCACGCGGTCTTCATCCGCGCGCCGATCATCGAATCGGTGAGCGGCGAGGCGCGGATCCTCGCCTCGGCCCCCGACGGGAGGATCGTCGCCGCCCAACAGGGACGCCTGCTCGCGACCTCCTTCCATCCCGAACTCACAGACGACACGCGCTTCCACGAATACTTCCTGTCGCTGGCGGGTTAACCGTGAACATCCGCCCTCTCGACCTGCTCGACCTCCCCATCCTGTCGCGCTATCGCAACGAGGCCCTCCTCCTCGATTCCACGCGGGCGTTGACGCGCGGCAACCCGCTCAGCGCGGCGGGCTTCCTCTCGCATTTCAATCCCGCCCGACACATCTACACCGCCATCGCAAAAGAGGATGGGGACTCCCTGCTCGGATGCGTGATCCACGCCCCCGACGAGACCTTCGCCCGACTCCTCTACCTCGCCCCGTCCCCGCTTCTGACTCACCCCGGGCTGGCCGCGCTCATCGAGAATCTCTCCGCCCAGGCCGGGACGTGGGGCGCGTTCCAGGTCGTCGCCGAGGTGGACGAGACCAGCGAGGCCTTCCCCGCGCTGCGCAATTCGGGATTCGCCGTCTACGCGTGGCAGCGGGTGTGGGACCTTTCCTCCATCGCGGAGGCCGCAGCCGGGTCGGGTTGGACGCGTACCCGCGAGGCAGACCTGCCCGCCATCCAAAGTCTGTATCACCAGATCGTCCCGCCTCTTTTGCAGGCGGTCGAATCCATGCCGCGCCGCGCCGAGGGATTCGTCTGCGGCGAAGGGACGCGGCATCACGTCCAGGTCTCGCACGGAGCGGCGGGCGTCATGCTGATCCCGCTCATCCATCCCGATTCCGAACGCGCCGGAGAGCGCCTCGCGTCCCTGCTCGGATCATTGCCCGCCCGCGGGACGCGTCCCGTGTATTTGCGCGTGCGCTCGTACCAGGCCTGGCTCGAACCCGCGCTGGCAGACCTGGGCGCGCGGGCGGGAGAGCGCCAGGCCGTGATGGTGAAACATTTGACGCGCCGCATCAAGGACGAGGAGACGGTGAAAGCCGTCCGCCCCGCGGGCGCGAGCGTGCAGCCCTCGCGGATGAGCCGCGCCGAGACCGGGGAAGTCAGCGGGGTTTCGCAAAAACCAGCAGCGAATATCCCCCCAGAATCCTCGCCGCGAGGCGCGGGCTGAACTTTCCGAGAACGCGGCGCGGCAGGTTGGCGAGGACGGTCCGCAGCCGCTTTTGATTCTTCTCCAACTCCAAACCGCCCGCGGTGAAAAACGAGTCGAGCGTTTCGTAGCCCGTATCTTTCAAAACCGCCAGCGCGGTCTCCGCGGTGAACATATGCAAATGCCCGACGCCGTAACGCGTCTTCATCAGGCGCGCCGGGCGCAGCAAACTCAGCGCCGACAGATCGAGGGGGATGTGAAAAATAAACCGACTCGCGCGGCCGCGCAGTCTCTCCAAAAACGAAAGATAATCCGGCACATGCTCGAACACGTCAATGCACAGGAGCAAATCGAAGCGCTCCTCCGTCTCCAGCAGGTCGCCCAGCCTGAACTGCAACCGCTCCTTCGTCTTCGCCGAACAAATTTCATAGGCCTGCGGCGAAACTTCGTAGCCGAAAAAATTCGTCGCGGGCAATTCCGCGTGCAGGCGGTTCAAGATCTCGCCCGCGCCGCATCCGACCTCGCAAACCGTGGCGGGATTCAGATTCTGCTTGCGGATCATCTTCAAAATCTGCGCGGCCTTCCACGGCGAATCCGCCGCGTGCCAGCGCGGATTCTTGTCAAGGTATTCGCCCGATTGATACATGTTCATCTCCAGGTAAGACGAGATAACATCTCGCTCTACGATAAACTCTTCAACGCCCGCACAAACGCCTCGACCATCTTCTCGATATTGATCTCCTCGACGACGATGCGGCGGGACTCTTCTCCCATCCTGCGGAGTCGACTCGCGTCCGACAACGCCTCGCGCGTGACCCGGACCAGCGCGCCGTAATCCTCGGGCGGGACCTGCCACCCGTTCCCCGCGCGGACGAGGTCGTCCTGGGTCCCGTCGCCCTTCGCCACGACGACGGGAAGTCCGTGCGCCATCGCCTCCTGCACGGCCAGCCCGCCCGTGCCGGGCAGGACGAAGAGATCAGCCGCGGCGAAATACGGGGTCAGCGACGCGCCGCGCTTCGCGCCGACAAACTCAGCGGCGGGACAGACCTCGCGCGCCAGCGCCTCCAGCCTCGCGCGCTCGGGACCGTCGCCAACGACGATGAGCCGCGGCTTCGTTTCCATTTCCGCGCAGGCGCGCAGCAGCCAGTCCACGCGCTTGCGGGCTTGCAACCGTCCCACAAAAATGATCGCGGGCGGAACATTCGATGTTGAACGTTGAACGTTAAACGTTGGGCGCGGCGCGACAGCGTTATGCGCCACGAAAATCTTCTCGCGCGGAAAACCGAGCGCGGCATATTCGTCCGCGCCGCGTTGACTGTACGAGATCAACGCGTCGAACTGGCGGATGAAGCGCGGCCATACCCCCCTCCGTCTCCCCCCATTTTCGGCGGAAATGAGGGAAGCGTCCCCGCGAGAGGAGGAGGGCGCGCCCAGTCCCCAGCCGATCACTTTTCGTCCGCGCGCGTGCATCCACTTCACAGCGGACGGGGTCGCGAGGTAGCGCGGGTTCGCCTCCATGATGAGCGCGTCGGGATTCGTTTTCTCCAGCCAATCAATAAGCCCTCGCTGATAACAAAGATAGAAAGCCCCGTCAAATAGATGTAAATTCCGCGCGGGCACGCAATACGCAATACGCAATAACTCCGCCGACACGACCGCCTCCTCCTCCCTCGCCATCCCCGCGAAGAGACTCATCCCGCCCTCGCAGGCTCCCGCCAGCAGATCGAAAAACGGGACGCGGTACGCGGGCAGGACGCGCTGCTGCACCCCCAACCGTCCAGAAAACCGACCACTGATCACCGACAACTGTTCACTACTCACCGCTCTCTACTCTCTGCTCTCTGCTCACTGCTCTCTATTCTCTTCTTCCAACAGCATCTTCACATACGCGTCCACCATCGCGTCCACGCCGAGCGCGGACTCGGCCCGCGCTCGCGCGGCCGCGCGGAAACGCGGCTGGTCGGACAGGAGCGCGTCCGCCGCATCCGCCAGCGCGGGGATGTCGGGCGGATCCAACTTCCACGGGTCGGCGCCGTACGGGACGATGACGCCCGCGTCCGCGCCGACAAGTTCGCGCAGCGAGCCGCTGTCGAACCCCGCGACGGGCAGTCCGCAGGCCAGCGATTCGATCACCGAGTTTGGACAGGGCGGGTTGACCTCCGCCGAAAATAAAAAGTGGGAGGAGCGCGCCAGAAACGGGATCTGCTCGCGCGGCAGCGTGCCGAGGAAATTCACGGGGACTTTGCTGACTCGTTTCACCTTGCGCTGGGTCGCCTCGTCCACGCCGCCCGCCACGACGACCTCCACGCGCCGTTTTGCGGACAACTTCTCCGCCAGCGCAACGGCATGGAAGAGTCCGCTGTCCAGCCCGCCTTTGAGATTCCCCTCCAGCAGCAACATGCGGACGCGGTCGGCGGGACGTTCGTGCGCGCCCTCGGGAGAGTAGGTTCGCAAATCCACGCCGTTGAGGATGACGGTCGCAGGCGCTTTAGCCGCGCCGTACCAAGCCTCCCACCACTTGCGGATGAACTGACTCTGGTAAACGACGCGGTCCGCGAGATATTTTCGGATGAACGTTAAAACGAGGTTGCCGTATTCCGCGCGGAGCGTGTAGCGGACCCCCGTCCAGCGGACGCGCTGCACCCAGTTGACGCCGTCCAGCCGCTGGACGAGACGCGTCCCGCGGCGGCGCGCCCTCCGCAGCGGGAGCAGGCTGCGGGTCCCCGCGAGGACGAGCAGGGCGTCGGCGGGTTCGTCGGGATCGTTCGTCGTCTCGATGCCGCGGGCTGCGAGTCCCGCCTCGAATTTGAGTCGAAAGGAAGCCACGCCGCCCGTCCCCTCCACGCGCGGAAAAATGCAGATTTTGGGCATGGGGGTATTATACATTCCGACATGCAGGAATCCGAAAGTTCCAAAGCAAGAAAGCCTGAAACAGGCCTCCGAAAGTTCTACTTTCGGAGGCCGCGTCGTTTTCCTGTTTTCCTGAAGTAGAACTTCAGGACTCCCGCCAATTTTCATCTTTCATCCTTCATCCTTCGCCTTCCATCCTCCATCCTTACTTTATGGTATCCTTGCCTCATTCCACCTTACGGAGCGAGCATGTACGTTGCCATCGAAGGAGTCATCGGCGTCGGCAAGACCACGCTGGCGCGCCTGTTACAGCCCGCGTTCGAGGCGGAGATCCTGCTGGAAGTGTTCGAGGAGAATCCCTTCCTGTCCGATTTCTACGCCGACCGCGCCCGTTACGCCTTTCAAACGCAGATTTTCTTCCTGCTCTCGCGCTATCACCAGCAGCGCCGCGGCGTGACCGAGACGGTGGGCGCGGGGAAAAACCTGCTTTCGGATTACACCTTCGCCAAAGACGCGCTCTTCGCCCGCATCAACTTAAAAGGCGACGAGCTGGAAATGTATCGCCGCGTCCACGCCGCGCTGGCGGAGAAGATTCCCCTGCCCGACCTGCTGGTGTACCTGCGCGCCGATACCGACGTCCTCATGCAGCGCATCGCCCTGCGCGACCGTCCCTACGAACGCAACATGGAGCGCGGCTACATTGACGAGTTGAACCGCGCCTACGACGACTTCTTCTCCAGCCCCTACGACCACACGCCGATCCTCGTCATTGACACGAACAACATCAACATCGTGCAGAACCCCAACGACTTGAAATTCGTCGAGAACAAGATCCGCGAAGCGCTGGGCATCGCGCCCTTCCAGCCCAGCCTGCCCATGAAATAGAAAACCATCAACCGCGAAGGCCGCAAAGAGCGCAAAAACTTTTTTCTCAGCGAACTTCGAGCGCTTTGCGGAAAACCCACTCGGAGTCAACATGCGCGTCACACGGGAAACACTCATCCGACTAGCCAGGGAAAACGCCAAGACCCGCGCCTTCGACAACAAAGACATCGTCGCCGCGTACCTGATCGGCTCGCTCCTCGACGAGGGCGATCCCTTCATCGGCGGGCTGACCGATATTGACCTCGTCTTCGTCACCGCGGGCAAACCGCCGCGCACGCGCGAGATCGTCAAACTGACGGGCGACTTCCACCTCGACATCACCTACCACGCACGCGCCGAGTACAACCCGCCGCGCGAGCTGCG harbors:
- a CDS encoding pyridoxal 5'-phosphate synthase glutaminase subunit PdxT; the protein is MKIGVLALQGDFAEHIAMLRRVGAEAVEVRLPGHLDGLHGLVIPGGESTTIGKLAVDFELMEPLREFGKRRAVWGTCAGMIFLSKDAGRDQPLLGLMDIVVQRNAFGRQVDSFEADLDIPELKRATGSDAPFHAVFIRAPIIESVSGEARILASAPDGRIVAAQQGRLLATSFHPELTDDTRFHEYFLSLAG
- a CDS encoding DNA-binding transcriptional regulator YhcF; amino-acid sequence: MANNKLALQIDFRSGLPIYVQIVNQIQAQAAGGILKPGDQLPTVRALAEELRVNFNTVARAYRILDEARIISTQQGRGTYITETPPPKVTERLRREALEGLTRRFLEEAFRLDFSQAEIRQMVGEQLKVWKETQDLEK
- a CDS encoding pyridoxal 5'-phosphate synthase lyase subunit PdxS, translated to MEVKTGTWAEKKGLAQMLKGGVIMDVVTPEHARIAEDAGACAVMALERVPADIRASGGVVRMSDPELILKIMDSVSIPVMAKCRIGHFVEAQILEALGVDYIDESEVLTPADESNHILKHNFKVPFVCGCRNLGEALRRLGEGAAMIRTKGEAGTGDVVEAVRHARTVLGDIRKLTTMADEELMRYSKEIGAPYELVKETKELGRMPVVNFAAGGVATPADAALMMQLGVDGVFVGSGIFKSGNPAKRAAAIVKAVTHYQDASILAEVSKNLGEAMVGRNISQMPEEEKIAGRGW
- a CDS encoding methylase, producing the protein MYQSGEYLDKNPRWHAADSPWKAAQILKMIRKQNLNPATVCEVGCGAGEILNRLHAELPATNFFGYEVSPQAYEICSAKTKERLQFRLGDLLETEERFDLLLCIDVFEHVPDYLSFLERLRGRASRFIFHIPLDLSALSLLRPARLMKTRYGVGHLHMFTAETALAVLKDTGYETLDSFFTAGGLELEKNQKRLRTVLANLPRRVLGKFSPRLAARILGGYSLLVFAKPR